Proteins encoded together in one Telopea speciosissima isolate NSW1024214 ecotype Mountain lineage chromosome 6, Tspe_v1, whole genome shotgun sequence window:
- the LOC122664014 gene encoding COBRA-like protein 4, which yields MTFFSGAAAYDPLDPNGNITIKWDIMSWTPDGYVATVTMNNFQMYRHIMSPGWNLGWVWAKKEVIWSMVGAQATEQGDCSKFKGNVPHCCKKNPTVVDLLPGVPYNQQFTNCCKGGVVAAWGQDPSQSISAFQVSVGQAGTTNKTVKLPKNFTLLGPGPGYTCGPAKVVPPTIFLTPDRRRKTQALMTWNVTCTYSQFLARKTPSCCVSFSSFYNETIIPCPNCACGCQNKNNCVQSDSNLLSMVGNNTPTKDNNPLLQCTRHMCPIRVHWHVKLNYKEYWRVKISVTNFNYRMNYTQWTLVAQHPNLNNVTQVFSFDYKPLVPYQSINDTGMFYGMKFYNDLLMEAGQHGNVQSEVLLQKDLNTFTFKQGWAFPRKVYFNGDECMLPPPDTYPFMPNSALGIPLSIPTLVVSLLFLLMTVL from the exons CTGCATATGATCCTTTAGATCCCAATGGAAACATAACAATCAAATGGGATATAATGTCTTGGACCCCAGATGGTTATGTG GCAACAGTGACAATGAACAACTTCCAAATGTACCGGCACATAATGAGCCCTGGGTGGAacttgggttgggtttgggctaAGAAAGAAGTGATATGGTCGATGGTGGGAGCACAAGCTACAGAACAAGGAGATTGTTCCAAGTTCAAAGGGAACGTTCCACATTGTTGCAAGAAGAATCCCACAGTTGTTGACTTACTCCCTGGTGTCCCTTACAATCAACAATTTACCAATTGCTGCAAAGGTGGAGTGGTGGCTGCTTGGGGTCAAGATCCTTCCCAATCAATCTCAGCCTTCCAAGTCAGTGTTGGCCAAGCTGGTACCACAAACAAGACTGTCAAACTCCCCAAGAACTTCACTTTGCTCGGTCCAGGACCGGGCTACACTTGTGGTCCTGCAAAGGTTGTGCCACCCACCATTTTCCTCACCCCTGACCGTCGCCGTAAAACACAGGCACTTA TGACATGGAATGTGACATGTacttattcacaattcttagccCGGAAGACCCCAAGCTGTTGTGTATCCTTCTCATCCTTCTACAATGAGACCATCATTCCATGTCCCAATTGTGCTTGTGGTTGCCAAAACAAGAACAACTGTGTCCA AAGTGATTCAAACCTGCTTAGTATGGTGGGGAACAACACTCCAACGAAGGACAACAACCCATTACTGCAGTGCACACGCCATATGTGCCCTATAAGAGTGCATTGGCATGTAAAGCTCAACTACAAGGAGTACTGGCGTGTGAAGATTTCTGTCACCAATTTTAACTACCGGATGAACTACACACAGTGGACGTTAGTCGCACAGCATCCAAATCTCAATAATGTCACTCAAGTTTTCAGTTTTGACTACAAGCCTCTTGTCCCTTACCAATCTATAA ATGACACTGGAATGTTTTACGGCATGAAGTTCTATAATGACTTACTGATGGAGGCTGGGCAACACGGAAACGTCCAGTCAGAAGTACTTCTTCAGAAGGACCTGAACACATTCACCTTCAAGCAAGGATGGGCATTTCCCCGGAAAGTCTATTTTAATGGCGACGAATGCATGCTACCTCCACCTGATACATATCCATTCATGCCAAATTCTGCCCTTGGAATTCCTCTTTCAATCCCTACATTGGTGGTTTCTCTGCTTTTCCTATTGATGACCGTCTTGTGA